The proteins below are encoded in one region of Sphingobium sp. CR2-8:
- a CDS encoding S-(hydroxymethyl)glutathione dehydrogenase/class III alcohol dehydrogenase gives MKTRAAVAFEAKKPLEIVELDLEGPKAGEVLVEIMATGICHTDAYTLDGLDSEGIFPSILGHEGAGIVREVGPGVTSVKPGDHVIPLYTPECRQCKSCLSGKTNLCTAIRATQGKGLMPDGTTRFSYKGQPIFHYMGCSTFSNFTVLPEIAVAKIREDAPFKTSCYIGCGVTTGVGAVVNTAKVAPGDNVIIFGLGGIGLNVLQGAKMAGANMIVGVDINPDREAWGRQFGMTHFVNPKDIDGDIVAHLVALTDGGADYTFDCTGNTTVMRQALEACHRGWGTSIIIGVAEAGKEISTRPFQLVTGRNWRGTAFGGAKGRTDVPKIVDWYMNGKIQIDPMITHVLTLEEINKGFDLMHAGESIRSVVVF, from the coding sequence ATGAAGACCCGCGCCGCCGTCGCATTCGAAGCCAAGAAGCCGCTGGAGATCGTCGAACTGGACCTGGAAGGCCCAAAGGCCGGTGAAGTGCTGGTGGAGATCATGGCGACGGGCATCTGCCATACCGACGCCTATACGCTCGACGGCCTCGACAGCGAAGGCATCTTCCCCTCGATCCTGGGCCATGAGGGTGCAGGCATAGTGCGCGAAGTCGGCCCGGGCGTCACATCGGTGAAGCCCGGCGACCATGTCATCCCGCTCTACACTCCCGAATGCCGCCAGTGCAAAAGCTGCCTGTCGGGCAAGACGAACCTGTGCACCGCGATCCGCGCGACCCAGGGTAAGGGGCTGATGCCCGACGGCACGACCCGTTTCAGCTATAAGGGCCAGCCGATCTTCCATTATATGGGCTGCTCGACCTTCTCCAACTTCACCGTCCTGCCCGAAATCGCGGTGGCGAAGATACGGGAGGACGCGCCGTTCAAGACTAGCTGCTATATCGGCTGCGGCGTGACGACGGGCGTGGGCGCGGTGGTCAATACCGCCAAGGTCGCGCCGGGCGACAATGTCATCATCTTCGGCCTGGGCGGCATCGGCCTCAACGTGTTGCAGGGCGCGAAGATGGCGGGCGCGAACATGATCGTGGGCGTCGACATCAACCCCGATCGGGAGGCATGGGGCCGCCAGTTCGGCATGACCCATTTCGTCAACCCGAAGGACATCGACGGCGACATCGTCGCGCATCTTGTCGCGCTGACCGATGGCGGCGCGGACTATACGTTCGACTGCACCGGCAACACCACAGTCATGCGCCAGGCATTGGAAGCCTGTCATCGCGGCTGGGGCACCAGCATCATCATCGGTGTCGCCGAAGCGGGCAAGGAAATCAGCACCCGCCCGTTCCAGCTCGTCACCGGCCGCAACTGGCGCGGCACGGCGTTCGGCGGCGCGAAGGGCCGCACCGACGTGCCCAAGATCGTCGACTGGTATATGAACGGCAAGATCCAGATCGACCCCATGATCACCCATGTCCTGACCCTGGAGGAGATCAACAAGGGCTTCGACCTCATGCATGCAGGCGAATCCATCCGCAGCGTCGTCGTCTTCTGA
- the fghA gene encoding S-formylglutathione hydrolase — protein METVSENRAFGGVQGVYKHTSAVTGTDMTFSVYVPEHDAGAKLPVVWYLSGLTCTHANVTEKGDYRRLCAELGLIFVAPDTSPRGEGVADDPDGAYDFGLGAGFYVDATQPPFAQHYRMWSYITQDLPALVASHFPADMDRQSIMGHSMGGHGALTIGLTFPDRFKAVSAFAPIVAPSQVPWGQKALGGYLGDDRAAWRQHDAVALIEDGARIADLLVDQGTADNFLEPQLKPDLLRAACDAAGIPLTLHLREGYDHSYYFISTFMEDHLRWHGARLI, from the coding sequence ATGGAAACCGTCTCGGAAAATCGCGCATTCGGCGGCGTGCAGGGCGTCTACAAACATACTTCCGCCGTGACAGGCACAGACATGACCTTCTCGGTCTATGTGCCCGAACATGATGCGGGTGCGAAGCTGCCGGTCGTCTGGTATCTGTCGGGCCTCACCTGCACCCACGCCAATGTCACCGAAAAGGGCGACTATCGCCGCCTCTGCGCGGAACTGGGCCTGATCTTCGTCGCGCCCGACACATCCCCGCGCGGCGAAGGCGTCGCGGACGATCCCGATGGCGCGTATGATTTCGGCCTGGGCGCAGGCTTCTATGTCGATGCGACCCAGCCGCCCTTCGCGCAACATTATCGTATGTGGTCCTATATAACGCAGGATCTGCCCGCACTGGTGGCGTCGCATTTCCCCGCCGACATGGATCGCCAGTCGATCATGGGTCACTCGATGGGCGGCCATGGCGCGCTGACTATCGGCCTGACCTTCCCGGATCGGTTCAAGGCCGTCTCGGCCTTTGCGCCGATCGTCGCGCCCTCGCAGGTGCCTTGGGGGCAAAAGGCGCTCGGCGGCTATCTGGGCGACGACCGGGCGGCATGGCGCCAGCATGACGCGGTCGCGCTGATAGAGGATGGCGCGCGCATCGCTGACCTGCTGGTGGATCAGGGCACGGCGGACAATTTCCTGGAGCCGCAGCTCAAGCCCGACCTGCTGCGCGCCGCCTGCGACGCGGCCGGCATCCCCCTCACCCTCCATCTGCGCGAAGGCTACGACCACAGCTATTATTTCATCTCGACCTTCATGGAGGATCATCTGCGCTGGCACGGCGCGCGCCTGATCTAG
- a CDS encoding MFS transporter, which yields MALTSTIALPADDPRSIVAIQPMRLPQVMAIAVCFLLSALDGFDILAVTFAAPGIARDWDLGPGAIGLLVSMGLAGMVVGSLTLGQLADRIGRRPQILLCLAIMVSGMLASAFAPDIWSLCLLRAYTGLGLGAVLAAINAMSAEFANRRRRDLAVSIMAAGYPVGGILGGWGAALLLRTQGWESIFLAGAIATALMVPLVLLFLPKSISWLATRHGQSALPRINAILRRLGQPQAAQIMALEEPRASMAGLFNDRYRATTLALIFMYGLHMLTFYYALGWAPSLVVALGFDPSQASIVSVFMNIGGAIGGLMLGFLSPRLGLRPLVIFGLAGAALSVAAFGAMPADIAILQIAAFILGFLSNGAVVGLYALIASVYPTTLRATGTGAVIGFGRLGAALGPFLAGQLLAAGAGRGLTSLLLALGSGIALLVLLLARVRPADEDRG from the coding sequence ATGGCCCTGACGTCGACCATCGCCCTGCCTGCCGATGATCCGCGCAGCATCGTGGCGATTCAGCCGATGCGCCTGCCGCAGGTCATGGCGATCGCCGTCTGCTTCCTCCTCAGCGCGCTGGACGGCTTCGACATATTGGCCGTCACCTTCGCCGCGCCGGGCATCGCCCGGGACTGGGATCTCGGCCCCGGTGCGATCGGTCTGCTGGTGTCGATGGGACTGGCCGGCATGGTCGTGGGATCGTTGACGCTGGGCCAACTGGCCGACCGGATCGGCCGACGCCCGCAGATCCTCCTGTGCCTTGCCATCATGGTCAGCGGCATGCTGGCCAGCGCCTTCGCGCCCGACATCTGGTCGCTCTGCCTGCTTCGCGCCTATACCGGCCTGGGGCTGGGCGCGGTCCTGGCGGCGATCAACGCCATGTCCGCCGAGTTCGCCAATCGGCGGCGACGCGACCTGGCGGTCAGCATCATGGCCGCGGGCTATCCCGTCGGCGGCATATTGGGCGGCTGGGGCGCGGCCCTGTTGTTGCGCACGCAAGGTTGGGAATCGATCTTCCTGGCCGGGGCAATCGCGACGGCCCTCATGGTGCCTCTCGTCCTCCTCTTCCTGCCTAAATCGATCAGTTGGCTCGCCACCCGCCATGGACAATCGGCGCTGCCGCGCATCAACGCCATCTTGCGTCGCCTGGGCCAGCCGCAGGCGGCGCAGATCATGGCCCTGGAAGAGCCCAGGGCGTCGATGGCGGGCCTCTTCAACGATCGCTATCGCGCCACCACCCTGGCCCTGATCTTCATGTACGGGCTGCACATGCTGACCTTCTATTATGCGCTGGGCTGGGCGCCGTCGCTCGTCGTCGCGCTGGGCTTCGATCCGTCGCAGGCCTCGATCGTGTCGGTCTTCATGAATATAGGCGGCGCCATCGGCGGCCTGATGCTTGGCTTCCTGTCGCCGCGGCTGGGCCTGCGACCGCTGGTCATCTTCGGGCTGGCGGGGGCGGCACTTTCCGTCGCCGCCTTCGGCGCGATGCCGGCCGACATCGCCATTCTCCAGATCGCGGCCTTCATCCTGGGCTTCCTCTCCAACGGCGCGGTGGTCGGCCTCTATGCCCTGATCGCCAGCGTCTATCCCACGACCCTGCGCGCGACCGGCACCGGCGCGGTGATCGGTTTTGGCCGTCTCGGCGCTGCGCTCGGCCCTTTTCTGGCCGGGCAGTTGCTGGCGGCGGGCGCAGGGCGCGGCCTCACCTCGCTGCTGTTGGCGCTCGGGTCGGGCATCGCCCTGCTGGTCCTGCTGCTGGCGCGTGTCCGCCCCGCCGACGAGGATAGGGGCTAA
- a CDS encoding alpha/beta fold hydrolase, whose translation MFGETLAAMPGSMVVDGFYKGCDRIEAMADYAIARMPDRCALLGHSMGARVALEVIRKAPDRVERLALVDTGIHPIKPGEREARYNLRDLGRTQGMAALVAQWLPPMMGIDALRDAALMDRLHAMAVAASIATFEAQIEALLHRPPVDALLPTIACPTIVMVGREDQWSPVAQHQAIAAAIPGARLRVVDGAGHMMPAETPRAFNHLVREWLAMPPAQDASTFSEHAKGEV comes from the coding sequence ATGTTCGGGGAAACCCTGGCCGCCATGCCCGGCAGCATGGTGGTGGATGGCTTTTACAAGGGCTGTGACCGGATAGAGGCGATGGCCGACTATGCCATCGCCCGCATGCCCGATCGCTGCGCGCTGCTCGGCCATTCGATGGGCGCGCGGGTCGCGCTCGAAGTGATCCGCAAGGCCCCCGACCGGGTGGAGCGGCTGGCGCTGGTCGACACCGGCATCCATCCGATCAAGCCGGGCGAGCGTGAGGCCCGGTACAATCTACGCGACCTGGGCCGGACTCAGGGCATGGCTGCGCTGGTCGCCCAGTGGCTGCCGCCGATGATGGGCATAGACGCGCTGCGCGACGCAGCGCTGATGGACCGGCTCCACGCCATGGCCGTCGCCGCCAGCATCGCCACGTTCGAAGCGCAGATCGAGGCGCTGCTCCACCGCCCCCCGGTTGATGCGCTGCTGCCCACCATCGCCTGTCCCACCATCGTCATGGTCGGCCGCGAGGATCAATGGTCCCCCGTCGCCCAGCATCAGGCGATCGCCGCCGCCATTCCCGGCGCGCGCCTGCGCGTGGTCGATGGCGCAGGCCATATGATGCCTGCCGAAACGCCACGGGCCTTCAACCATCTGGTGCGGGAATGGCTTGCCATGCCGCCCGCGCAAGACGCTTCCACATTTTCAGAACATGCCAAAGGAGAGGTTTGA
- the desA gene encoding syringate O-demethylase — MTDKSLQQLLDAKGDIVEFLRNQQVGPNAYPGVPGEYSNWRDEQRSWAESSVLFNQSFHMVDLLVTGPGAFDMLSYLAPNSFKGFVPNRAKQFAPVTPEGYVIGDVILFYLEEEKFELVGRAPSIEWVEYWASTGKWDVKVERDERTIARPLDQQGYRRNYRFQLQGPNAMPVLEKAMVQTPPDLKFFHMAPIMIAGVEVRALRHGMAGQPGYELFGPWEDYDTVRNALIEAGKDYGLTLCGGRTYSSNTLESGWIPSPLPATYTGEGSKGFREWASENSYEGKCSLGGSFVSDNIEDYYLNPWELGYGIMVKFDHDFVGREALEKIKDQPHRQKVTLALDNEDIVRVMSSMLQTGEKAKFLEFPSAVYCMHPYDAVLKDGKTVGLSTWIGYTINAGRFLALAMVDAEFAAPGTEVTLLWGEPNGGTSKPTVEPHVQTEIKAIVSSVPYSEAARDNYADGWRTKAA, encoded by the coding sequence ATGACTGACAAGTCCCTGCAACAGCTGCTCGATGCAAAGGGCGACATCGTCGAATTCCTGCGCAACCAGCAGGTCGGCCCCAATGCCTATCCGGGCGTTCCGGGCGAATATAGCAACTGGCGCGACGAACAGCGCAGCTGGGCGGAAAGCTCGGTTCTGTTCAACCAGAGCTTCCACATGGTCGATCTGCTCGTCACCGGCCCCGGTGCGTTCGACATGCTGTCCTACCTCGCCCCCAACAGCTTCAAGGGCTTCGTGCCGAACCGCGCCAAGCAGTTCGCGCCCGTCACGCCCGAAGGCTATGTGATCGGCGACGTCATCCTCTTCTATCTGGAAGAAGAAAAGTTCGAGCTGGTCGGCCGCGCCCCCTCGATCGAGTGGGTCGAATATTGGGCCTCGACCGGCAAGTGGGACGTGAAGGTGGAACGCGACGAGCGCACCATCGCCCGCCCGCTCGACCAGCAGGGCTATCGCCGCAACTATCGCTTCCAGTTGCAGGGGCCGAACGCCATGCCGGTGCTGGAAAAGGCGATGGTCCAGACCCCGCCGGACCTCAAATTCTTCCACATGGCACCGATCATGATCGCGGGCGTCGAAGTGCGCGCGCTGCGTCACGGCATGGCCGGCCAGCCGGGCTACGAGCTGTTTGGCCCTTGGGAAGATTATGACACCGTTCGCAATGCACTGATCGAAGCGGGCAAGGACTATGGCCTCACCCTGTGTGGCGGCCGTACCTATTCGTCCAACACGCTGGAATCCGGCTGGATCCCCTCGCCGCTGCCCGCCACCTACACCGGCGAAGGCTCGAAGGGCTTCCGCGAATGGGCCAGCGAAAACAGCTATGAAGGCAAATGCTCGCTCGGCGGCAGCTTCGTTTCGGACAATATCGAGGATTACTACCTCAACCCGTGGGAGTTGGGCTATGGCATCATGGTCAAGTTCGACCATGATTTCGTCGGCCGCGAAGCGCTGGAAAAGATCAAGGATCAGCCCCACCGTCAGAAGGTGACGCTGGCCCTCGACAATGAGGATATCGTCCGCGTCATGAGCTCCATGCTCCAGACCGGCGAAAAGGCGAAGTTCCTCGAATTTCCGAGCGCCGTCTACTGCATGCACCCCTATGATGCGGTGCTGAAGGACGGGAAGACCGTCGGCCTGTCGACCTGGATCGGCTACACCATCAACGCCGGCCGCTTCCTGGCGCTGGCGATGGTCGACGCGGAATTCGCCGCGCCCGGCACCGAAGTGACGTTGCTCTGGGGCGAACCCAATGGCGGCACGTCCAAGCCCACGGTCGAACCGCACGTCCAGACCGAAATCAAGGCGATCGTCTCCTCGGTCCCCTATTCGGAAGCCGCGCGCGACAATTATGCCGACGGCTGGCGCACCAAGGCCGCCTGA
- a CDS encoding IclR family transcriptional regulator translates to MNGTTPSTVKSAMRTIDIIEYVVARPAGVVAQEIAAGLAIPVSSLSYLLATLAERHYLTRDGRRYLPGPALDRLAAPRVAMSLADKVRPLVKSLRLQMNETASFFIRDGWVLEAIVTETAEQSLRYSISVGTRSPLHCLAAGKTLLATLSGEELDAYFAQARLESFTPTSITDEAQLRAELANIRATGIGRTREEYTPGICGLGMAAIIDGEAVGAFALAIPVPRFTAEVEGRTIAKLEQAVSLFAAAEMPGA, encoded by the coding sequence ATGAATGGCACCACGCCGTCCACCGTCAAATCGGCGATGCGTACCATCGACATCATCGAATATGTCGTCGCGCGCCCCGCCGGTGTCGTCGCGCAGGAAATCGCAGCGGGCCTGGCCATTCCGGTCAGCAGCCTGTCCTATCTGCTCGCGACGCTGGCCGAGCGCCATTATCTGACCCGTGACGGGCGGCGCTACCTCCCCGGCCCGGCGCTCGACCGGCTGGCTGCGCCACGCGTCGCCATGTCGCTGGCCGACAAGGTCCGGCCGCTGGTCAAGTCGCTGCGGTTGCAGATGAACGAGACTGCGTCCTTCTTCATCCGCGACGGCTGGGTGCTGGAGGCGATCGTCACGGAGACGGCGGAACAGTCGCTGCGCTATTCGATCAGCGTGGGCACCCGCAGCCCGCTCCATTGCCTGGCGGCGGGCAAGACATTGCTGGCGACCCTGTCGGGCGAAGAACTGGACGCCTATTTCGCGCAGGCGCGGCTGGAGAGTTTTACGCCGACCAGCATCACCGACGAGGCGCAGTTGCGCGCCGAACTGGCGAATATCCGCGCCACCGGCATCGGCCGGACGCGAGAGGAATATACGCCGGGCATTTGCGGCCTGGGCATGGCCGCGATCATCGATGGCGAAGCGGTCGGCGCGTTCGCGCTCGCCATTCCGGTGCCGCGCTTCACCGCCGAGGTGGAAGGGCGCACCATCGCGAAACTGGAGCAGGCCGTGAGCCTGTTCGCCGCCGCCGAGATGCCCGGCGCGTAG
- a CDS encoding nuclear transport factor 2 family protein — MTEEQRRAIEQDCARLVALYANLNDAGRWADVAALYAPDGRMARPTAPGEWTEGRDAILAAFLARPARTTRHVCSNVVIDVLSDSEATGESAMLLFTGEGGPKVGSFHDRFVRIEAGWRFAERRGSLTF; from the coding sequence GTGACCGAGGAGCAGCGTCGCGCCATCGAGCAGGATTGCGCCCGTCTGGTCGCGCTCTACGCCAATCTCAACGATGCAGGGCGATGGGCGGATGTCGCGGCGCTCTACGCGCCCGACGGCCGCATGGCGCGTCCGACCGCGCCCGGCGAATGGACGGAAGGGCGCGATGCGATCCTGGCCGCCTTCCTGGCCCGGCCGGCGCGGACCACGCGCCATGTCTGTTCCAATGTCGTGATCGACGTGCTGAGCGACAGCGAAGCGACGGGGGAAAGCGCGATGCTGTTGTTCACCGGCGAAGGCGGCCCGAAAGTCGGTTCCTTTCATGACCGTTTCGTGCGCATAGAAGCAGGCTGGCGCTTTGCCGAAAGGCGGGGCAGCCTGACGTTTTGA
- a CDS encoding cobalamin-independent methionine synthase II family protein, giving the protein MTIATTHVGSLPRGDALTPLLLARDKGERYDAALFDTAVQQAVTQAVAAQIDAGVSIVSDGELGKVGYSTYMIERLTGFGGHIDRKVAADLAPLPELRQKLAAIMGSQEFTRASCIGPVRLVTLEPLHDDIRRFKAALADHPGTRAFMNAASPGLITAFQVNRHYPSHEAYLADLVDAMREEYETIVAAGFDLQLDCPDLAMSRHTGYQDASEAEFVKIAAANVEALNAATANIPADRMRMHICWGNYEGPHDHDIPLEKVIDIVLAARPATVLFEGANPCHEHEWTVWRDASRRGVLPDDKILAPGLIDTCSNYVEHPELIAQRIERFAGIVGKDRVIASTDCGFGTFAGYGKIDPAVTWKKLRSLRAGADLADARS; this is encoded by the coding sequence ATGACCATAGCCACCACCCATGTGGGCAGCCTGCCGCGCGGCGATGCGCTGACCCCATTGCTGCTGGCCCGCGACAAGGGCGAGCGTTATGACGCCGCCTTGTTCGATACGGCGGTCCAGCAGGCCGTGACGCAAGCGGTCGCGGCGCAGATCGACGCAGGCGTGTCCATCGTCAGCGACGGCGAACTGGGGAAGGTCGGCTATTCCACCTATATGATCGAGCGCCTGACAGGCTTTGGCGGGCATATCGACCGCAAGGTGGCAGCCGATCTCGCTCCCCTGCCCGAATTGCGCCAGAAGCTGGCGGCCATCATGGGTTCGCAGGAATTTACCCGCGCCTCCTGCATCGGGCCGGTGCGGCTGGTGACGCTGGAGCCGCTGCATGACGACATTCGCCGGTTCAAGGCGGCGCTGGCGGATCATCCCGGAACGCGCGCCTTCATGAACGCGGCCTCCCCCGGCCTCATCACCGCTTTCCAGGTCAACCGCCACTATCCCAGCCACGAAGCCTATCTGGCCGACCTGGTCGATGCGATGCGGGAGGAATATGAGACGATAGTCGCGGCGGGATTCGACCTGCAGCTCGATTGCCCCGACCTCGCCATGTCGCGCCACACCGGCTATCAGGATGCGAGCGAGGCAGAGTTCGTGAAGATCGCCGCCGCCAATGTCGAGGCGTTGAATGCGGCCACCGCCAACATACCGGCGGACCGGATGCGGATGCATATCTGCTGGGGCAATTATGAAGGGCCGCACGATCATGACATTCCGCTGGAAAAGGTGATCGACATCGTCCTGGCCGCCCGACCCGCGACCGTGCTGTTCGAGGGCGCCAATCCGTGCCACGAACATGAGTGGACGGTCTGGCGCGACGCGTCGCGCCGTGGCGTCCTGCCCGACGACAAGATTCTGGCCCCCGGCCTGATCGACACCTGCTCCAACTATGTCGAGCATCCCGAACTGATCGCGCAGCGGATCGAACGGTTCGCCGGGATCGTCGGCAAGGACCGGGTGATCGCCAGCACCGATTGCGGGTTCGGCACCTTCGCGGGATATGGCAAGATCGATCCGGCCGTGACGTGGAAGAAGCTGCGGTCGCTGCGCGCCGGGGCGGATCTGGCGGACGCAAGATCGTGA
- a CDS encoding TetR/AcrR family transcriptional regulator, with amino-acid sequence MKIAAETATRGRPREFDPEEALSAALQVFWTRGYEGASLAELTEAMGITKPSLYACFGNKEALFQKALDLYERDKLCYMRSALEEPTARGVAERLLRGTLDIQTGGNDPRACLGVISMVACTTQAESIKADVIARRAPSDRALVERFERAKAEGDLPAGIEPAALAIYVMAVIQGMGVQASGGATPAQLEQLMHTTLAMWPSA; translated from the coding sequence ATGAAAATCGCAGCCGAAACCGCGACCCGGGGACGCCCTCGGGAATTCGATCCTGAGGAAGCCCTGTCGGCGGCCCTCCAGGTCTTCTGGACGCGCGGCTATGAAGGCGCTTCGCTGGCCGAACTTACCGAAGCGATGGGCATTACAAAGCCCAGTCTCTACGCCTGTTTCGGGAACAAGGAAGCCTTGTTTCAAAAGGCGCTCGATCTCTATGAGCGGGACAAGCTCTGCTACATGCGTTCCGCGCTGGAGGAACCCACGGCGCGGGGCGTCGCTGAACGACTGCTGCGTGGTACGCTGGATATCCAGACCGGCGGCAACGATCCTCGGGCCTGTCTGGGCGTGATCAGCATGGTCGCTTGCACCACCCAGGCCGAATCGATCAAGGCGGACGTCATCGCTCGCCGCGCACCGTCCGACCGCGCACTGGTGGAGCGGTTCGAACGCGCCAAGGCGGAAGGCGATCTGCCTGCCGGGATCGAACCGGCGGCGCTGGCGATCTACGTCATGGCCGTTATCCAGGGCATGGGCGTGCAGGCCAGCGGCGGCGCGACACCGGCGCAGCTTGAACAGCTGATGCACACGACGCTGGCGATGTGGCCCAGCGCATAG
- a CDS encoding efflux RND transporter periplasmic adaptor subunit gives MNMIAKIDADALAAEIQPVTPRKNRRGRHLAWGAVALLVVGGIGWKYAGQPQAQASAAPVVTVGISAPLMRQVVQWDDYVGRFAPSQTVDVRPRVSGPVTAIHFRDGDIVRKGQLLFTLDQRPFLAMLAEARANVASARSALSLAQADYARVQRLTGDEAVSASEIDTLRARLQAGQAALAAADARARQRALDVEFTQVRAPISGRVSDRKVDIGNLVSGAEGAGASLLTTINALDPIYFSFDASEALFLKSQRDHADGHDGNVEIRLQDEAGYRWKGQLDFTDNGLDPRSGTIRGRAVLRNPDLFLTPGLFGNMRLSNGGKFNALLVPDDAIQSDQALKTVLVVGRDDVVAAKPVQLGPLVDGLRIIRSGLSPQDRVIVTNAQAAMPGVKVATRSSTIRATPAPITPTDGAATVASQATFER, from the coding sequence ATGAACATGATCGCGAAGATCGACGCAGACGCGCTTGCCGCAGAAATCCAGCCTGTCACGCCCCGCAAGAATCGCCGTGGTCGCCATCTCGCCTGGGGCGCGGTCGCGCTGCTGGTCGTCGGTGGCATAGGCTGGAAATATGCCGGGCAGCCGCAGGCCCAGGCATCCGCCGCGCCGGTCGTCACCGTGGGCATCTCCGCTCCGCTGATGCGGCAGGTCGTGCAATGGGACGATTATGTCGGCCGCTTCGCGCCCAGCCAGACGGTGGACGTGCGACCGCGCGTGTCGGGGCCGGTGACCGCCATCCATTTCCGGGACGGGGATATCGTGCGCAAGGGGCAGTTGCTCTTCACGCTCGACCAGCGCCCGTTTCTTGCGATGCTGGCCGAAGCCCGCGCCAATGTCGCCAGTGCGCGCAGCGCCCTCAGTCTGGCGCAGGCGGACTATGCTCGCGTTCAGCGCCTGACCGGCGACGAAGCGGTATCGGCAAGCGAGATCGACACGCTGCGTGCCCGGCTTCAGGCGGGGCAGGCTGCGCTCGCCGCAGCGGACGCCCGTGCACGGCAGCGCGCGCTGGACGTGGAATTCACCCAGGTCCGCGCCCCCATTTCCGGCCGGGTGTCCGATCGCAAGGTCGATATCGGCAATCTGGTATCCGGCGCGGAAGGCGCAGGCGCCAGCCTGCTCACCACCATCAATGCGCTCGACCCCATCTATTTCAGCTTCGACGCGTCGGAAGCGCTGTTCCTCAAATCGCAGCGCGATCATGCCGACGGGCATGACGGCAACGTCGAAATCCGTTTGCAGGACGAAGCAGGCTATCGCTGGAAGGGGCAGCTCGATTTCACGGACAACGGGCTTGATCCCCGGTCGGGCACCATTCGCGGTCGCGCTGTCCTGCGCAATCCAGACCTGTTCCTGACGCCCGGCCTGTTCGGCAATATGCGCCTGTCCAATGGCGGCAAGTTCAACGCCCTGCTGGTCCCGGACGACGCGATCCAGTCCGATCAGGCGCTCAAGACGGTGCTAGTGGTGGGCCGCGATGATGTCGTCGCGGCCAAGCCTGTCCAGTTGGGCCCGTTGGTCGATGGCCTGCGGATCATCCGGTCGGGATTGTCGCCGCAGGACAGGGTGATCGTCACCAACGCGCAGGCCGCCATGCCCGGTGTGAAGGTCGCGACCCGCAGCAGCACGATCAGGGCTACACCAGCGCCGATCACGCCGACCGACGGCGCGGCGACGGTAGCATCGCAGGCGACCTTCGAGCGGTAA